Proteins encoded by one window of candidate division KSB1 bacterium:
- a CDS encoding peptidase MA family metallohydrolase has protein sequence MKRLFLTILVLLTTLFAVEPEYESYLSGRILIYSTTEDAPYRPNISRIIRKAIEEITFDFDCFSEDTLVVYIAPSRRAFREMTNGTLPSWVGAFAVPNSRAMIIKSPRWSQDLSFETTIVHELTHLILHDCLEGAEIPRWLDEGLAIFYSKEERRKTSTVLSKAIASNSLIPLDQIEWVLEYGRIKADLAYQESYSATLYFLQTYDIDGLRQLLGGLRRRLPLDECFILATGSSFRQFEAEWRAYISTHEKYVWLYELEDYFWVGVIFLAVAAFIAKWIRKRRIEREWEEESVQSGTTETADGDREGLVVNDDEIE, from the coding sequence ATGAAACGGCTTTTCCTCACGATCCTTGTTCTCCTGACGACGCTTTTTGCCGTCGAACCGGAATATGAATCCTACCTCTCCGGCAGAATTCTTATCTATTCTACCACCGAAGACGCCCCCTACCGACCGAACATCAGCCGTATCATTCGCAAAGCGATTGAAGAAATCACATTCGATTTTGACTGCTTTTCTGAGGATACGCTTGTTGTCTACATTGCGCCTTCGCGCCGCGCCTTTCGAGAGATGACCAATGGAACCTTGCCTTCCTGGGTGGGGGCGTTTGCCGTTCCCAATAGCCGCGCCATGATCATCAAATCTCCGCGCTGGTCGCAGGATCTTTCCTTTGAAACCACCATCGTGCACGAGCTGACCCACTTGATTCTGCACGACTGTTTGGAAGGCGCAGAGATCCCGCGCTGGTTGGATGAAGGGCTCGCCATCTTTTACTCTAAAGAGGAGCGACGGAAAACGTCGACGGTTCTGTCGAAAGCAATCGCCTCGAATTCGCTGATTCCGCTCGATCAGATCGAATGGGTGCTCGAATACGGCCGAATCAAGGCTGACTTGGCTTATCAGGAAAGCTATTCCGCCACGCTCTATTTCCTACAGACTTATGACATCGACGGACTGCGGCAGCTGTTGGGCGGCCTAAGGCGCCGCCTCCCTCTCGACGAGTGTTTTATTTTGGCCACCGGCAGCTCTTTTCGCCAGTTCGAAGCCGAATGGCGCGCTTATATTTCTACACATGAGAAATATGTATGGCTCTATGAATTGGAGGATTATTTTTGGGTCGGCGTCATCTTTTTGGCGGTTGCCGCCTTTATCGCCAAATGGATCAGAAAGCGGCGCATCGAGCGTGAATGGGAAGAGGAAAGTGTCCAGTCAGGCACGACCGAAACTGCAGACGGCGATCGCGAGGGGCTTGTTGTGAATGACGATGAGATTGAGTA